One Panicum virgatum strain AP13 chromosome 9K, P.virgatum_v5, whole genome shotgun sequence genomic region harbors:
- the LOC120652090 gene encoding protein ELF4-LIKE 4-like — MEGGETTLSGFGGGGGGGAGPGGDTKVLHAFQTSFVQVQSLLDQNRVLINEINQNHESKVPGDLSRNVGLIRELNNNIRRVVDLYADLSSLFAASDAAAAAGGGRAASEGGSVGTVRQAGAGHKRIRSGLD, encoded by the coding sequence ATGGAGGGCGGCGAGACGACGCTGTCggggttcggcggcggcggcggcggcggcgcggggcccgGCGGGGACACCAAGGTGCTGCACGCGTTCCAGACGAGCTTCGTGCAGGTGCAGAGCCTGCTGGACCAGAACCGCGTCCTCATCAACGAGATCAACCAGAACCACGAGTCCAAGGTGCCCGGCGACCTCTCCCGCAACGTCGGCCTCATCCGGGAGCTCAACAACAACATCCGCCGCGTCGTCGACCTCTACGCCGACCTCTCCTCGCTCTTCGCCgcctccgacgccgccgccgccgccggcggcggccgcgcggcgtcCGAGGGCGGATCCGTCGGCACCGTCCGgcaggccggcgccggccacaAGCGGATCAGGTCCGGCCTCGACTGA